A genomic segment from Desulfobulbaceae bacterium encodes:
- a CDS encoding protein-L-isoaspartate(D-aspartate) O-methyltransferase, with protein MRNNYDKARSRLVEEQLIPRGITSPAVIHAMQTVPRHMFVDDALHGQAYGDFALPIGEGQTISQPYIVALMTQALALTPTSRILEIGTGCGYQTAILSLICEKVYTVERIKALFIKARRNFDRLHYLNILYKLDDGSLGWQEHAPFDAIIVTAAGPEIPSALVDQLADPGIMVLPVGERQSQELTVIKKQDGVTTQEVIEHVRFVRLIGEQGWQT; from the coding sequence ATGCGGAATAATTACGATAAGGCTCGAAGCAGGCTAGTAGAAGAACAACTCATCCCCCGAGGCATTACCAGCCCTGCAGTTATACACGCCATGCAGACCGTGCCTCGTCACATGTTCGTTGACGATGCCCTGCATGGTCAAGCCTATGGCGATTTTGCCCTGCCAATCGGGGAAGGACAAACCATATCACAACCCTATATCGTAGCCCTGATGACCCAGGCGCTGGCCTTGACACCCACTTCAAGAATTCTTGAAATCGGCACAGGCTGTGGCTACCAGACTGCCATTTTGTCACTCATCTGCGAGAAGGTTTACACTGTCGAACGCATCAAAGCTCTGTTCATTAAAGCCCGTCGTAATTTTGACCGCCTGCACTACCTGAACATCCTCTACAAACTCGATGACGGCAGCTTAGGATGGCAGGAACACGCCCCCTTTGATGCGATTATTGTCACTGCAGCAGGCCCGGAAATCCCCAGCGCCCTGGTGGATCAACTTGCCGACCCCGGCATTATGGTGCTCCCCGTTGGGGAAAGACAAAGCCAGGAGCTTACCGTTATCAAGAAACAAGATGGCGTCACCACCCAAGAAGTTATCGAACATGTACGTTTTGTTAGGTTGATAGGCGAGCAGGGATGGCAGACCTGA